One genomic window of Chitinophagaceae bacterium includes the following:
- the plsX gene encoding phosphate acyltransferase PlsX, whose translation MKIGIDAMGGDYAPLECIKGALRAGTELGSSVELVLFGDEPVLKGIISQEGGSSEMLTIVHTPEVIGMAESPTRALTQKPNSSIAVGFQYLKEGKIDAFASAGNTGAMLVGAMYSVKTIEGVIRPAISTLLPHSDERLGFLLDVGANADCKPEMLLQFGIMGALYAKHLYKVADPKVALLSIGEEAGKGNLLVQAAYPLFQDCDKINFIGNVEGRDIFGDIADVIVTDGFTGNIVLKFGESIYDMIKKQGIRDAYWDRFNYENYGGSAILGANAPVVVAHGISNATAFHNMILLTKEMIESRIVEIFKESFINNHQVED comes from the coding sequence ATGAAAATAGGAATAGATGCAATGGGAGGTGATTACGCGCCACTCGAATGTATCAAAGGTGCTTTACGTGCGGGTACAGAACTTGGAAGCAGTGTTGAACTGGTACTTTTTGGTGATGAGCCTGTGCTGAAGGGTATTATTTCACAGGAAGGTGGTTCCTCTGAAATGCTCACCATCGTCCATACGCCGGAAGTAATCGGCATGGCTGAGTCTCCTACAAGGGCGCTGACACAAAAACCAAATTCAAGTATCGCGGTTGGATTTCAGTACCTGAAAGAAGGGAAAATCGACGCATTTGCGAGTGCAGGTAACACCGGAGCGATGTTAGTAGGTGCAATGTATTCTGTAAAAACAATTGAGGGTGTCATTCGCCCTGCTATTTCAACATTACTCCCCCATAGCGATGAGCGATTGGGATTTCTGCTCGATGTGGGTGCGAATGCTGATTGTAAACCTGAAATGCTGCTTCAATTCGGCATCATGGGAGCGCTGTATGCCAAGCATCTTTATAAAGTGGCAGACCCAAAAGTGGCATTGCTCAGTATTGGAGAAGAAGCAGGCAAGGGAAATTTGCTGGTGCAGGCTGCATACCCGCTTTTTCAGGACTGTGATAAGATTAATTTTATAGGCAATGTAGAGGGCCGTGATATATTTGGAGATATCGCCGATGTTATAGTAACAGATGGTTTTACCGGTAATATTGTGTTGAAGTTTGGTGAATCCATTTACGATATGATTAAAAAACAAGGAATCAGGGATGCTTACTGGGACCGGTTTAATTATGAAAATTATGGTGGAAGCGCCATTCTTGGTGCTAACGCTCCCGTTGTAGTAGCGCATGGCATTTCGAATGCTACAGCATTTCATAACATGATTCTATTGACGAAAGAAATGATTGAGAGCCGGATTGTGGAAATTTTTAAAGAGTCTTTCATCAATAATCATCAGGTGGAAGATTGA
- the efp gene encoding elongation factor P yields the protein MATTQDIKKGLTIEYKNDLYTIVDFQHVKPGKGGAFIRTKLKSVTSGKVVDQTWNSGETINPVRVERKKYQFLYKDDSGYNFMDQNTFEQVTLDQEMVTGHEFIKEGQEVEISFHSETDKPLSCELPPFVVLEITYSEPGVKGDTANNPLKRATVETGAEIHVPLFVETGTKVKIDTRTGEYVERVKS from the coding sequence ATGGCCACAACACAAGACATAAAAAAAGGATTAACGATTGAATATAAAAACGATTTGTACACTATTGTTGACTTTCAACACGTGAAACCCGGAAAGGGCGGTGCATTTATCCGTACAAAGTTGAAGAGTGTTACCAGCGGAAAAGTTGTTGATCAAACCTGGAATTCAGGAGAAACCATTAATCCTGTTCGAGTAGAGCGCAAGAAATATCAATTTCTTTATAAAGATGACAGTGGATACAACTTCATGGACCAGAATACTTTTGAGCAAGTAACCTTAGATCAGGAAATGGTTACCGGACATGAATTTATCAAGGAAGGTCAGGAAGTTGAAATTTCTTTTCATTCCGAAACAGACAAACCTCTCTCCTGTGAATTGCCTCCTTTTGTAGTACTGGAAATCACGTATTCAGAACCCGGTGTAAAAGGTGATACCGCCAATAATCCGTTGAAGCGGGCAACCGTTGAAACCGGAGCAGAAATTCATGTTCCTCTTTTTGTTGAAACCGGAACCAAAGTAAAAATAGACACCCGTACAGGAGAATATGTGGAAAGAGTTAAATCCTGA
- the rpmF gene encoding 50S ribosomal protein L32 codes for MPNPKRRHSSTRRDKRRTHDKAELPTISVDPTTGAHHPRHRAHYYEGELFYKGKKILSKGE; via the coding sequence ATGCCAAATCCGAAACGACGCCATTCGAGTACACGCAGAGACAAACGCAGAACCCACGATAAGGCTGAACTTCCTACCATCAGCGTTGATCCAACTACGGGTGCGCACCATCCACGTCACCGCGCCCACTATTATGAAGGCGAGCTCTTCTACAAAGGAAAAAAGATTCTTTCCAAAGGTGAATAA
- the rsmA gene encoding ribosomal RNA small subunit methyltransferase A has protein sequence MVYAKKSLGQHFLKDEDVARNIVHTFLDHGSQEVVLEVGPGQGVLTKYLYAVNDINYLGVELDQRMIPVLSKQFPLWQAKFINEDILTFDLTKAGSNQINIIGNFPYNISSQILFRVFENKERVQQVLGMFQKEVAKRIVADSGNKEYGILSVLMQAFYSVSYLFDVAPNCFTPPPKVTSGVIRLIKKDHAPAIYNEEQFRKLVKSGFGQRRKTLRNSLQHMISHVPFTKDPVFDKRAEQLSVADWIVLANRIATIK, from the coding sequence ATGGTATACGCTAAAAAATCATTGGGTCAGCATTTTCTGAAAGATGAGGACGTAGCCCGGAACATTGTACATACCTTTTTAGATCATGGTTCACAAGAGGTAGTACTGGAAGTAGGCCCGGGGCAAGGTGTGCTTACCAAATATCTGTATGCTGTAAATGATATCAACTATCTAGGAGTTGAACTTGATCAGCGCATGATACCGGTGCTGAGTAAGCAATTTCCATTGTGGCAGGCAAAATTTATCAATGAAGATATTCTCACGTTTGATTTGACAAAAGCCGGAAGTAATCAGATAAATATCATTGGAAATTTTCCATACAATATATCTTCACAGATATTATTCAGGGTCTTCGAAAATAAAGAAAGGGTGCAGCAGGTGTTGGGAATGTTTCAGAAGGAAGTGGCAAAAAGAATTGTTGCTGACAGCGGTAATAAAGAATATGGAATACTAAGTGTGCTGATGCAGGCATTTTATTCTGTGAGTTATCTTTTTGATGTTGCACCAAATTGTTTCACACCACCACCCAAAGTAACTTCAGGCGTTATCAGGCTGATTAAAAAGGATCATGCGCCAGCTATTTATAATGAAGAACAATTCCGAAAACTTGTTAAATCCGGTTTCGGACAAAGAAGAAAAACCTTGCGGAACAGTTTGCAACATATGATCAGCCATGTTCCATTTACTAAAGATCCTGTTTTTGATAAGCGGGCAGAACAGCTATCCGTAGCAGACTGGATTGTATTAGCTAACCGTATTGCAACGATAAAGTGA
- the pdxA gene encoding 4-hydroxythreonine-4-phosphate dehydrogenase PdxA — translation MSEGKRYLIGISQGDMNGIGLEVIIKTFLDARMMERCTPILYGSSKAVSFHRKVLNLGQFNFAQSRTIDKIQWNTFNIINCWEEDPPIQPGQNNETGGKYALLSLQAAVNDLKAGRIDALVTAPVNKKNIHSEAFPFNGQTSYLAEQAGVTDHLMLLCSGNLRVGLVSEHIPVSEVSQHIKKDAIVKKLEILKHSLVTDFGIDKPKIAVLGLNPHAGDEGLIGNEELSEIKPAIAEAKSKNIFAMGPYPADGFFGSGNHTKFDAVLAMYHDQGLVPFKTLCFESGVNFTAGLPFVRTSPDHGTGFDIAGKNIAMEDSFRESVYLALDILRKRDLNKELTSNPLKKVELKKELH, via the coding sequence ATGAGTGAAGGTAAGCGGTACCTGATTGGCATCAGTCAGGGCGATATGAATGGTATTGGACTTGAAGTAATAATTAAGACTTTCCTCGATGCCAGAATGATGGAACGTTGTACCCCTATTTTATATGGCTCTTCCAAAGCTGTTTCCTTTCACAGAAAGGTTCTTAATCTCGGTCAGTTCAATTTTGCACAATCCCGGACTATTGACAAGATTCAATGGAACACTTTTAATATCATTAATTGCTGGGAAGAAGATCCGCCCATTCAACCGGGGCAAAATAATGAGACAGGTGGTAAATACGCATTGCTTTCCCTGCAGGCTGCGGTTAATGATTTGAAAGCGGGAAGAATTGATGCATTGGTAACCGCTCCGGTAAATAAGAAGAATATTCACAGTGAGGCTTTTCCATTTAATGGACAGACCAGTTACCTGGCAGAACAAGCAGGCGTAACAGATCACCTTATGCTATTGTGCAGCGGTAACTTACGTGTTGGATTGGTGAGTGAACATATACCTGTTTCAGAAGTTTCACAACATATTAAGAAGGATGCAATTGTAAAAAAGCTCGAGATACTCAAGCATTCGCTTGTCACTGATTTTGGAATAGATAAACCGAAAATTGCTGTGCTGGGTTTAAATCCACATGCCGGTGATGAAGGATTAATTGGCAATGAAGAGCTAAGTGAAATAAAACCTGCGATTGCTGAAGCTAAAAGCAAAAATATATTTGCTATGGGACCCTACCCTGCTGACGGATTCTTCGGCTCCGGCAACCACACAAAGTTTGATGCGGTTCTCGCTATGTACCACGATCAGGGATTGGTACCGTTTAAAACCCTTTGTTTTGAGAGCGGTGTAAATTTTACCGCAGGACTTCCTTTTGTAAGAACCTCCCCTGATCATGGAACGGGTTTCGACATAGCTGGAAAAAATATTGCGATGGAAGATTCTTTTCGTGAATCAGTATATCTCGCCCTCGATATACTTCGAAAAAGAGATCTGAATAAAGAGCTTACTTCGAATCCATTAAAAAAAGTGGAACTCAAGAAAGAACTGCATTAA
- a CDS encoding DUF177 domain-containing protein: MDPLRQYEIAFVGLKEGINTFNFPIGADFFSLFEDSLVKEGKLEVNLEFDKELSFFLLKFMISGWVNLPCDRCSALLKFPIDEDYNIVVKFDHHSDAEKDDSMADIVYISRSESHLDVSQLIYEFINLSIPLNRVNCDNLKDEKPCNQDILKRLIPQKVKKHPVKDPRWDNLSKIKFN; encoded by the coding sequence ATGGATCCGCTCAGGCAATATGAGATCGCTTTTGTAGGGTTAAAGGAAGGAATTAACACATTTAACTTCCCGATAGGAGCTGATTTTTTTTCGCTTTTTGAAGATTCGCTTGTAAAGGAAGGGAAGCTAGAGGTGAACCTTGAATTTGATAAGGAGCTTTCGTTTTTCCTGTTAAAATTCATGATTAGTGGTTGGGTAAATCTACCGTGCGACCGGTGCTCAGCATTGCTGAAGTTTCCGATAGATGAAGATTACAACATCGTAGTGAAGTTCGATCATCATTCCGATGCTGAAAAAGACGATTCAATGGCGGATATTGTTTACATCAGCCGGTCGGAATCGCACCTGGATGTTTCGCAGTTGATCTACGAATTTATCAACCTCAGCATCCCATTGAACAGAGTAAATTGCGACAATTTAAAAGATGAAAAACCCTGTAACCAGGACATACTTAAAAGACTCATCCCACAAAAAGTAAAAAAGCACCCTGTTAAGGACCCACGGTGGGATAATTTATCAAAAATTAAATTCAACTAA
- a CDS encoding ketoacyl-ACP synthase III — translation MAKITAAITGVQGYVPDYVLNNEELSKMVNTTDEWITSRTGIKERRILKGEGKGTSVMASAAVQGLLKKTNTNPDSIELLICATTTPDMQFPATANIICDVVGLKHAWGFDLQAACSGFLYALTTASRMIESGAIRRAIVVGADKMSSIIDYSDRTTCVIFGDGSGAVLLEPNNSGLGILDCIMYSDGSGRAHLHQKAGGSAMPASKETVDQRLHYVYQEGQAVYKFAVSRMADVGYEIMTKNGLTPDDISWLVPHQANKRIIDATALKMGLPESKVMINIQKYGNTTNGTIPLCLWEWEKKLHKGDNLVLAAFGGGFTWGAVYLKWAYDSK, via the coding sequence ATGGCAAAAATCACTGCTGCCATTACCGGAGTTCAGGGTTACGTTCCTGATTATGTGCTGAACAATGAAGAACTCTCCAAAATGGTGAATACTACGGATGAGTGGATTACCAGCAGAACAGGAATAAAAGAACGAAGGATTTTGAAGGGAGAAGGTAAAGGTACGTCAGTGATGGCTTCTGCCGCCGTGCAGGGGCTTCTGAAAAAAACCAATACGAATCCTGATAGTATTGAATTGCTGATATGTGCAACCACCACACCCGATATGCAATTTCCCGCTACGGCAAATATTATTTGTGACGTTGTTGGATTAAAACATGCATGGGGATTTGATCTGCAGGCGGCGTGCTCAGGGTTTTTATATGCATTGACTACCGCATCGCGAATGATTGAATCCGGTGCTATTAGACGCGCAATAGTTGTAGGCGCCGACAAGATGTCGTCAATTATTGATTACAGTGATCGTACAACGTGCGTGATATTTGGAGATGGTAGCGGAGCTGTTTTATTGGAACCGAACAACTCTGGGCTGGGCATACTTGATTGCATCATGTATTCCGATGGATCTGGACGTGCGCATCTTCATCAAAAGGCAGGAGGTTCAGCCATGCCCGCTTCCAAAGAAACAGTTGATCAACGTTTACATTACGTTTACCAGGAAGGACAGGCAGTTTACAAATTTGCAGTCTCAAGAATGGCGGATGTCGGTTATGAGATAATGACCAAAAACGGATTGACGCCAGATGATATTTCATGGCTTGTGCCACATCAGGCTAATAAAAGAATTATAGATGCTACTGCTTTAAAAATGGGATTGCCGGAAAGCAAAGTTATGATCAACATTCAGAAATATGGCAATACCACAAATGGTACTATACCACTTTGCCTTTGGGAATGGGAAAAAAAACTTCATAAAGGTGATAATCTCGTACTCGCTGCGTTCGGAGGTGGTTTTACGTGGGGAGCGGTCTATTTGAAATGGGCTTATGATTCCAAATAA
- a CDS encoding leucyl aminopeptidase family protein, which yields MIIVAEEKSSPAQTAEALRKAGHKLLGTINKHKLSEVTIVTISEIRKAALPFAEGMSMGNYQFLEYKKEADKEKNALSKINIYDNSISKSDTEMLQTIIEGIYLVRDLVNMPVNYLNATDLANAIEKTGKSAGFKTEIFNKAKIVALKMGGLLAVNLGSVDPPTFTIMEYKPKNAVNKKPIVLIGKGVVYDTGGLSLKPTGNSMDYMKCDMAGAATMLGTMYCAAKSKLPLHIIGLIPATDNRPGFNAFAPGDVITMHNGMTVEMLNSDAEGRMILGDALSFARQYKPELVIDAATLTGAAHRAVGDHAIVYMGTAADDVKLQMESSGLEVYERLIEFPLWEEYGEMLKSDIADIKNVGGALAGAITAGKFLERFTDYPWIHLDIAGVAYFNASMGYKGKNGSAFGLRLLFNFLQKRATHE from the coding sequence ATGATAATTGTTGCTGAAGAGAAATCATCTCCGGCTCAAACTGCTGAAGCACTTCGAAAAGCCGGTCATAAATTACTTGGAACAATTAATAAACATAAATTAAGCGAGGTCACAATAGTAACCATTTCTGAAATCCGGAAAGCGGCACTTCCATTTGCGGAGGGAATGTCGATGGGCAACTATCAATTTCTTGAATACAAGAAGGAAGCTGACAAAGAAAAAAATGCGCTTTCAAAGATCAATATATATGACAACAGCATTTCCAAATCTGACACAGAAATGCTGCAGACCATAATTGAAGGAATTTACCTTGTTCGTGACCTTGTTAATATGCCGGTGAATTATCTGAATGCCACCGATCTTGCAAACGCCATTGAAAAAACCGGAAAATCCGCAGGCTTCAAGACGGAAATATTTAATAAGGCAAAAATTGTTGCCTTAAAAATGGGAGGATTGCTGGCGGTAAATCTTGGCAGTGTTGATCCGCCAACTTTTACCATCATGGAATACAAGCCAAAGAATGCTGTCAACAAAAAGCCCATTGTGCTGATTGGAAAAGGAGTTGTTTACGATACCGGCGGATTGAGTTTAAAGCCTACCGGGAATTCGATGGATTATATGAAGTGTGATATGGCTGGCGCTGCCACGATGCTGGGCACCATGTATTGTGCAGCAAAATCAAAATTACCATTGCACATTATCGGATTGATTCCTGCTACAGATAACCGCCCCGGTTTTAATGCATTTGCGCCCGGCGATGTAATCACCATGCACAATGGAATGACAGTGGAAATGCTCAATTCAGACGCTGAAGGCAGAATGATTCTGGGTGATGCACTCAGTTTTGCAAGACAATATAAACCGGAGCTTGTTATAGATGCGGCCACACTTACAGGCGCTGCCCATCGCGCAGTGGGCGACCACGCAATTGTATATATGGGTACAGCTGCGGATGATGTTAAGTTACAAATGGAATCCTCTGGCCTGGAAGTTTATGAAAGACTGATTGAATTTCCTCTCTGGGAAGAATATGGTGAAATGCTCAAGAGTGATATTGCTGATATCAAAAATGTAGGTGGTGCACTGGCAGGTGCCATCACCGCAGGCAAATTTCTTGAAAGATTCACTGATTATCCATGGATACATTTGGATATAGCTGGTGTCGCTTATTTCAACGCGTCAATGGGTTATAAAGGGAAAAACGGTTCTGCATTCGGCTTAAGATTACTCTTTAATTTTCTTCAAAAACGAGCTACACATGAGTGA
- a CDS encoding phosphoglycerate dehydrogenase, whose product MIKKPVAVVSTKKILVTESSDESLMAGLTSLGYLCTYLPGISESEVQQQIHEYEGLIVATRIIVNKQLLESASNLKFVARAGSGMENIDIETARALNITCINSPEGNANSVGEHAMAFLLAFYHNLIRSNDEVQQLKWLVEENRVQELEGRTIGIIGYGNTGKAFARKLHPFSMRVLAYDKYLKNYADKFAEEASMEQLFEEAEIVSLHIPLTQESLWLVDRHFLQQFRKKIFFINTSRGRLVLHEALLNQIKESKMMGAALDVYDNEKFETHTTEERRVLRELLNTGKVIITPHIAGKSYEAKKKIADVLLKKIASLG is encoded by the coding sequence ATGATTAAAAAGCCTGTTGCTGTGGTGTCAACAAAAAAAATACTGGTTACAGAATCGTCGGATGAATCATTGATGGCAGGTCTTACTTCGCTTGGCTATCTGTGCACTTACCTTCCTGGCATTTCAGAATCTGAAGTACAACAGCAGATTCATGAATATGAAGGGTTGATTGTTGCTACACGTATTATTGTAAATAAGCAGTTACTCGAGTCCGCATCAAATTTAAAATTTGTGGCAAGAGCAGGTTCGGGGATGGAAAATATTGACATCGAAACAGCCCGCGCACTGAATATTACCTGCATTAATTCACCTGAGGGAAACGCGAATTCAGTAGGAGAGCACGCGATGGCGTTTCTTTTGGCATTTTATCATAACTTAATAAGGTCGAATGATGAAGTGCAACAATTAAAGTGGCTGGTCGAAGAAAACCGTGTTCAGGAACTTGAAGGCAGAACGATAGGGATTATTGGATATGGTAATACAGGAAAAGCTTTTGCAAGAAAGTTGCACCCATTCAGCATGCGAGTGCTTGCATACGATAAGTACCTTAAAAATTATGCAGATAAATTTGCAGAAGAAGCAAGTATGGAACAGCTTTTTGAAGAAGCAGAAATTGTCAGCTTGCATATACCACTTACACAAGAATCGCTTTGGCTTGTTGATCGCCATTTTCTGCAACAATTCAGGAAGAAGATTTTTTTTATCAACACATCACGCGGCAGGTTGGTGTTACATGAAGCGCTGTTGAATCAAATTAAAGAAAGCAAAATGATGGGTGCTGCACTTGATGTATATGACAACGAAAAGTTTGAAACACACACTACAGAAGAGCGACGCGTTCTAAGGGAATTACTCAATACAGGAAAAGTGATTATCACTCCGCACATCGCCGGAAAAAGTTATGAAGCGAAAAAGAAAATTGCTGATGTGTTACTTAAAAAAATTGCCTCTCTTGGTTAA
- a CDS encoding esterase family protein, with protein MPDIYSPLLKRQVVVDVFIPPSYYSSRRRYPILVLNDGQDSDAVRLRSTLTRLTRANEIRDIIVLGIHAGDRMQEYGIAAQADYRKRGSKAALYTTFLIEELLPLIAGSFKVDPLHTDNAIAGYSLGGLSAFDIGWNHPDIFKKIGAFSGSFWWRSKSYSGGYLDDRDRIAHAQVAEGEFKPDLKFWFEAGTLDERADRNNNGIIDSIDDTIDLIVELTNKGYRPFKDIDYVEIKGGHHNQKTWAKAMPQFLKWAFGTEGQI; from the coding sequence TTGCCTGATATTTATTCTCCGCTTTTAAAAAGACAGGTGGTAGTAGATGTCTTTATTCCTCCATCCTACTATTCATCACGAAGAAGGTATCCCATTCTGGTTTTAAATGATGGGCAGGACAGTGATGCGGTCAGATTAAGAAGTACGCTTACCCGATTAACCCGTGCCAATGAAATACGGGATATAATAGTGTTGGGAATTCATGCCGGCGACAGGATGCAGGAATATGGAATTGCCGCGCAGGCAGATTACCGGAAAAGAGGTAGCAAAGCGGCTCTGTACACCACTTTTCTTATTGAAGAATTATTGCCACTGATTGCAGGTTCATTCAAGGTAGATCCACTTCATACTGACAATGCTATTGCAGGATATTCACTAGGAGGGCTTTCGGCTTTTGATATTGGTTGGAATCATCCTGATATTTTTAAAAAGATCGGCGCTTTTTCAGGATCTTTCTGGTGGAGGAGTAAGTCCTATTCGGGTGGTTACCTTGATGACCGTGATCGAATTGCACATGCACAAGTTGCTGAAGGGGAATTCAAGCCTGATTTGAAATTCTGGTTTGAGGCCGGAACACTGGATGAACGGGCTGACCGAAACAATAATGGAATCATTGATTCAATAGATGATACTATTGATTTAATCGTAGAACTTACCAATAAAGGCTATCGGCCATTCAAGGATATTGACTATGTGGAAATCAAAGGAGGGCACCATAATCAGAAAACCTGGGCTAAGGCAATGCCTCAATTTCTTAAATGGGCTTTTGGTACCGAAGGACAGATTTGA